The Ovis canadensis isolate MfBH-ARS-UI-01 breed Bighorn chromosome 13, ARS-UI_OviCan_v2, whole genome shotgun sequence genome includes a region encoding these proteins:
- the LOC138417125 gene encoding large ribosomal subunit protein mL41-like, giving the protein MSYNPRIHLEGNYNLKRYVRRRLELAAAWWLCAGLAMGLLSGAARALVRGADRMSKWTSKRGPRTFYKSRGAKGVGFHGRGGRFVLVKEMVPELVVPELAGFNLKPYVNYRTPEGTDVPLTAKQLFLETVAPAIEKDFRAGTFDPEHLERYGFEPTQEGKLFQLYPKNFPR; this is encoded by the coding sequence atgtcATATAATCCAAGAATACACCTGGAaggaaactataatttgaaaagatatgtgagGAGGCGGCTGGAACTGGCAGCGGCGTGGTGGCTGTGCGCAGGCCTCGCCATGGGCCTCCTGAGCGGGGCGGCTCGCGCCCTGGTGCGGGGCGCCGACCGTATGAGCAAGTGGACCAGCAAGCGGGGCCCGCGCACCTTCTACAAGAGCCGCGGTGCCAAGGGCGTCGGCTTCCACGGTCGCGGCGGCAGGTTCGTGCTGGTCAAGGAAATGGTCCCGGAGCTGGTGGTGCCCGAGCTGGCCGGCTTCAACCTCAAGCCCTACGTGAACTACCGCACCCCGGAGGGCACAGACGTTCCCCTGACGGCCAAGCAGCTCTTTCTGGAGACGGTGGCGCCGGCTATCGAGAAGGACTTTAGGGCTGGGACTTTCGACCCCGAGCACCTAGAACGGTACGGCTTTGAGCCCACGCAGGAAGGCAAGCTCTTCCAACTGTATCCCAAGAACTTCCCGCGCTAG